The proteins below are encoded in one region of Hordeum vulgare subsp. vulgare chromosome 3H, MorexV3_pseudomolecules_assembly, whole genome shotgun sequence:
- the LOC123439443 gene encoding putative disease resistance RPP13-like protein 3 isoform X2, whose translation MASASITFVLNRLGELAVKEAALLSGVGDDIRLLRDKLEWLQTFIQDADQERREGANQYVGLWVRQTRDVAHEVEDVLDDFLRRIDHDTLRQGLPAWRRWLNLAASCTTQVSVRHYLSERMKGIKERLKEISDNVDKYKITTFRTPAAGASSSAHNSTVNTVPAWDEGTEVVGFKAERANLESHLLASDDTSRSVISLVGESGTGKSTLAWEVYDSRIIRDHFDVRAWISVPPQIRDEDILYFIYKRLCPESETSEHNLSTTEKVHEALLVYLKDKCYLVMLDGLVNFSNWNSILHSLPKNEKGSRVMVITRLEDKEAAYANPKVSRLKIGKLDENDSSTLFRRRVFGANNQFEEKIFGSRISEPNVQMQEACKNMFKITHGLPLAIVLLAGLLRTKSISEWKEVLKKLESDNEPKQVKRILALSFDDLPSRLKSCFLYFAGVPENLIYNARRLVRLWAAEGFLKPKKGKTMEDIGQNYLKELISRGMIRLVKRDLNGGVWLVAIHDRLHSFAHAEAHEASFLEAHDNADLFEPGAIRRLHLQNYTETYVPMGTTFPKMRSILGDFAEERSQNEKASFSSTVRAHLPLKKQGNNSDLRYHALHFLPASKFLRVIDLRGLRIKKVPRAIGDMIHVRYLGLRSRSLAKLPSSIARLINLQTLDIKSTEVKKVAEAFWEIPMLRHVVANLLGLPKSAGILNNMQTLTGMICYDPSGNDIKPLHNMVYLRYLQIAGLTKPHWVALEDVFKKLESLMHLHLTGENIPFKLFTKFTLRRLQILELIGKIDTSGVKEEDQYTLPNVTRLVLRLSLTDQKFIDKIGELPSLLELVLSKDSYGEEKLLFSDKGFNSLTSLVMATRVPEWTIRPMSIPKIQKIVLSGCSGMQIKLEGKEGGEGLEGLMGDLKEVVVYSMPQEGSIIVKPANSAFEDKINRVAIKTKSEDITDAMQRDGRWRTGMIAGTMYQQ comes from the exons GCACGAGGTGGAGGACGTCCTCGACGACTTCCTCCGCCGCATCGACCACGACACGCTGCGGCAGGGGCTCCCCGCCTGGAGGAGGTGGCTCAACCTCGCCGCCTCCTGCACCACCCAGGTCTCCGTCCGCCATTACCTCAGCGAGCGGATGAAAGGCATCAAGGAGAGGCTCAAGGAGATCTCCGACAACGTCGACAAGTACAAGATCACTACGTTCCGCACCCCCGCCGCCGGCGCTTCCTCCTCCGCCCACAACTCCACCGTCAACACCGTCCCAGCTTG GGATGAGGGGACCGAAGTTGTTGGCTTCAAAGCTGAACGTGCAAACCTGGAAAGTCACCTTCTCGCTAGTGATGATACTAGCAGATCTGTCATCTCACTAGTTGGGGAGAGTGGCACTGGTAAATCCACACTTGCATGGGAAGTGTATGACAGTCGTATTATAAGGGATCATTTTGATGTCCGAGCCTGGATCAGTGTCCCACCACAAATAAGAGATGAAGACATCTTGTACTTCATCTACAAGCGTTTGTGTCCTGAGAGTGAGACCTCTGAACACAATTTGTCGACCACAGAAAAAGTTCATGAAGCCCTCTTGGTATACCTGAAGGATAAATGCTACCTGGTGATGCTTGATGGCCTGGTAAACttcagcaactggaattctataCTTCATAGCCTACCAAAGAATGAGAAAGGCAGTAGAGTGATGGTCATCACTCGCCTCGAGGACAAAGAAGCCGCATATGCTAACCCTAAAGTTagccgcctcaagataggcaagctCGACGAAAATGATAGCTCAACGCTGTTTCGTCGTAGAGTCTTTGGGGCCAACAACCAATTTGAAGAGAAGATCTTCGGTAGCAGAATATCAGAACCCAATGTACAAATGCAAGAGGCATGCAAGAACATGTTCAAGATAACCCATGGACTTCCCTTGGCAATTGTGCTATTGGCTGGGCTTCTTCGGACAAAGAGCATATCAGAGTGGAAAGAGGTGTTGAAGAAACTCGAGTCGGATAATGAGCCAAAGCAAGTGAAAAGGATCTTGGCTCTGAGCTTCGACGATCTCCCAAGTCGGCTCAAGTCTTGCTTCCTATATTTTGCAGGAGTGCCAGAGAACCTGATCTACAACGCGAGGCGTCTCGTGCGTCTATGGGCCGCCGAGGGGTTTCTGAAGCCAAAGAAGGGGAAGACCATGGAGGACATTGGCCAAAACTACCTCAAGGAGCTGATCTCAAGGGGTATGAtccgcctggtgaagagggacctGAATGGAGGTGTTTGGCTCGTTGCTATCCATGACCGTCTCCAttcttttgcacatgcagaagcaCATGAGGCAAGTTTCCTTGAGGCACATGACAATGCTGATCTCTTTGAACCTGGTGCAATTCGCCGTTTGCACCTTCAGAACTACACGGAGACATATGTACCAATGGGCACCACATTTCCTAAGATGCGGTCCATCTTGGGTGATTTTGCTGAGGAGAGATCACAGAATGAGAAGGCATCATTCAGCTCCACAGTAAGAGCGCATCTCCCATTGAAGAAGCAAGGTAACAATAGTGATTTACGCTACCATGCTCTCCATTTTCTACCAGCATCCAAGTTCCTTCGTGTAATTGATCTACGAGGGTTAAGGATAAAAAAGGTGCCTCGTGCAATTGGGGATATGATCCATGTAAGATACCTAGGGCTCCGGAGTCGCTCCCTTGCAAAGCTCCCTTCCTCCATTGCTCGTCTCATCAACCTTCAGACACTTGACATAAAAAGTACAGAGGTGAAGAAGGTGGCAGAGGCATTCTGGGAGATTCCAATGCTACGCCATGTTGTGGCTAACTTGCTAGGATTGCCAAAGTCAGCTGGGATTCTCAACAACATGCAAACACTCACAGGGATGATATGCTACGATCCCTCGGGCAACGACATCAAACCTTTACACAACATGGTTTATCTTCGCTACTTGCAGATTGCAGGCCTGACTAAGCCGCATTGGGTAGCACTCGAAGATGTATTCAAGAAGCTGGAGTCACTCATGCACCTGCACCTTACTGGGGAGAATATACCATTCAAACTCTTCACAAAATTTACACTCCGTCGCCTGCAGATCCTAGAGTTGATCGGGAAGATTGACACATCAGGTGTCAAAGAGGAGGACCAATACACACTACCCAATGTCACTAGGCTAGTGCtcaggctatcattgacagatcAGAAGTTCATTGACAAGATAGGCGAGTTGCCAAGCCTCCTGGAGCTAGTATTGTCCAAAGATTCCTACGGTGAAGAAAAGCTCTTGTTTTCTGATAAAGGATTCAACAGTCTCACAAGCTTGGTGATGGCCACACGAGTACCAGAGTGGACAATACGACCCATGTCCATTCCAAAGATTCAAAAGATTGTTCTGTCTGGTTGCTCCGGGATGCAAATCAAGCTTGAAGggaaagaagggggagaaggcctGGAAGGTTTGATGGGAGATCTCAAGGAAGTAGTGGTCTACAGCATGCCGCAGGAGGGCTCCATCATCGTCAAGCCTGCAAATTCTGCCTTTGAGGACAAGATCAACCGCGTGGCCATCAAAACGAAGAGTGAAGACATAACAGATGCAATGCAACGCGATGGAAGGTGGAGGACAGGTATGATAGCTGGCACCATGTACCAGCAATAG
- the LOC123439443 gene encoding putative disease resistance RPP13-like protein 3 isoform X1, whose amino-acid sequence MASASITFVLNRLGELAVKEAALLSGVGDDIRLLRDKLEWLQTFIQDADQERREGANQYVGLWVRQTRDVAHEVEDVLDDFLRRIDHDTLRQGLPAWRRWLNLAASCTTQVSVRHYLSERMKGIKERLKEISDNVDKYKITTFRTPAAGASSSAHNSTVNTVPAWYADEGTEVVGFKAERANLESHLLASDDTSRSVISLVGESGTGKSTLAWEVYDSRIIRDHFDVRAWISVPPQIRDEDILYFIYKRLCPESETSEHNLSTTEKVHEALLVYLKDKCYLVMLDGLVNFSNWNSILHSLPKNEKGSRVMVITRLEDKEAAYANPKVSRLKIGKLDENDSSTLFRRRVFGANNQFEEKIFGSRISEPNVQMQEACKNMFKITHGLPLAIVLLAGLLRTKSISEWKEVLKKLESDNEPKQVKRILALSFDDLPSRLKSCFLYFAGVPENLIYNARRLVRLWAAEGFLKPKKGKTMEDIGQNYLKELISRGMIRLVKRDLNGGVWLVAIHDRLHSFAHAEAHEASFLEAHDNADLFEPGAIRRLHLQNYTETYVPMGTTFPKMRSILGDFAEERSQNEKASFSSTVRAHLPLKKQGNNSDLRYHALHFLPASKFLRVIDLRGLRIKKVPRAIGDMIHVRYLGLRSRSLAKLPSSIARLINLQTLDIKSTEVKKVAEAFWEIPMLRHVVANLLGLPKSAGILNNMQTLTGMICYDPSGNDIKPLHNMVYLRYLQIAGLTKPHWVALEDVFKKLESLMHLHLTGENIPFKLFTKFTLRRLQILELIGKIDTSGVKEEDQYTLPNVTRLVLRLSLTDQKFIDKIGELPSLLELVLSKDSYGEEKLLFSDKGFNSLTSLVMATRVPEWTIRPMSIPKIQKIVLSGCSGMQIKLEGKEGGEGLEGLMGDLKEVVVYSMPQEGSIIVKPANSAFEDKINRVAIKTKSEDITDAMQRDGRWRTGMIAGTMYQQ is encoded by the exons GCACGAGGTGGAGGACGTCCTCGACGACTTCCTCCGCCGCATCGACCACGACACGCTGCGGCAGGGGCTCCCCGCCTGGAGGAGGTGGCTCAACCTCGCCGCCTCCTGCACCACCCAGGTCTCCGTCCGCCATTACCTCAGCGAGCGGATGAAAGGCATCAAGGAGAGGCTCAAGGAGATCTCCGACAACGTCGACAAGTACAAGATCACTACGTTCCGCACCCCCGCCGCCGGCGCTTCCTCCTCCGCCCACAACTCCACCGTCAACACCGTCCCAGCTTGGTACGC GGATGAGGGGACCGAAGTTGTTGGCTTCAAAGCTGAACGTGCAAACCTGGAAAGTCACCTTCTCGCTAGTGATGATACTAGCAGATCTGTCATCTCACTAGTTGGGGAGAGTGGCACTGGTAAATCCACACTTGCATGGGAAGTGTATGACAGTCGTATTATAAGGGATCATTTTGATGTCCGAGCCTGGATCAGTGTCCCACCACAAATAAGAGATGAAGACATCTTGTACTTCATCTACAAGCGTTTGTGTCCTGAGAGTGAGACCTCTGAACACAATTTGTCGACCACAGAAAAAGTTCATGAAGCCCTCTTGGTATACCTGAAGGATAAATGCTACCTGGTGATGCTTGATGGCCTGGTAAACttcagcaactggaattctataCTTCATAGCCTACCAAAGAATGAGAAAGGCAGTAGAGTGATGGTCATCACTCGCCTCGAGGACAAAGAAGCCGCATATGCTAACCCTAAAGTTagccgcctcaagataggcaagctCGACGAAAATGATAGCTCAACGCTGTTTCGTCGTAGAGTCTTTGGGGCCAACAACCAATTTGAAGAGAAGATCTTCGGTAGCAGAATATCAGAACCCAATGTACAAATGCAAGAGGCATGCAAGAACATGTTCAAGATAACCCATGGACTTCCCTTGGCAATTGTGCTATTGGCTGGGCTTCTTCGGACAAAGAGCATATCAGAGTGGAAAGAGGTGTTGAAGAAACTCGAGTCGGATAATGAGCCAAAGCAAGTGAAAAGGATCTTGGCTCTGAGCTTCGACGATCTCCCAAGTCGGCTCAAGTCTTGCTTCCTATATTTTGCAGGAGTGCCAGAGAACCTGATCTACAACGCGAGGCGTCTCGTGCGTCTATGGGCCGCCGAGGGGTTTCTGAAGCCAAAGAAGGGGAAGACCATGGAGGACATTGGCCAAAACTACCTCAAGGAGCTGATCTCAAGGGGTATGAtccgcctggtgaagagggacctGAATGGAGGTGTTTGGCTCGTTGCTATCCATGACCGTCTCCAttcttttgcacatgcagaagcaCATGAGGCAAGTTTCCTTGAGGCACATGACAATGCTGATCTCTTTGAACCTGGTGCAATTCGCCGTTTGCACCTTCAGAACTACACGGAGACATATGTACCAATGGGCACCACATTTCCTAAGATGCGGTCCATCTTGGGTGATTTTGCTGAGGAGAGATCACAGAATGAGAAGGCATCATTCAGCTCCACAGTAAGAGCGCATCTCCCATTGAAGAAGCAAGGTAACAATAGTGATTTACGCTACCATGCTCTCCATTTTCTACCAGCATCCAAGTTCCTTCGTGTAATTGATCTACGAGGGTTAAGGATAAAAAAGGTGCCTCGTGCAATTGGGGATATGATCCATGTAAGATACCTAGGGCTCCGGAGTCGCTCCCTTGCAAAGCTCCCTTCCTCCATTGCTCGTCTCATCAACCTTCAGACACTTGACATAAAAAGTACAGAGGTGAAGAAGGTGGCAGAGGCATTCTGGGAGATTCCAATGCTACGCCATGTTGTGGCTAACTTGCTAGGATTGCCAAAGTCAGCTGGGATTCTCAACAACATGCAAACACTCACAGGGATGATATGCTACGATCCCTCGGGCAACGACATCAAACCTTTACACAACATGGTTTATCTTCGCTACTTGCAGATTGCAGGCCTGACTAAGCCGCATTGGGTAGCACTCGAAGATGTATTCAAGAAGCTGGAGTCACTCATGCACCTGCACCTTACTGGGGAGAATATACCATTCAAACTCTTCACAAAATTTACACTCCGTCGCCTGCAGATCCTAGAGTTGATCGGGAAGATTGACACATCAGGTGTCAAAGAGGAGGACCAATACACACTACCCAATGTCACTAGGCTAGTGCtcaggctatcattgacagatcAGAAGTTCATTGACAAGATAGGCGAGTTGCCAAGCCTCCTGGAGCTAGTATTGTCCAAAGATTCCTACGGTGAAGAAAAGCTCTTGTTTTCTGATAAAGGATTCAACAGTCTCACAAGCTTGGTGATGGCCACACGAGTACCAGAGTGGACAATACGACCCATGTCCATTCCAAAGATTCAAAAGATTGTTCTGTCTGGTTGCTCCGGGATGCAAATCAAGCTTGAAGggaaagaagggggagaaggcctGGAAGGTTTGATGGGAGATCTCAAGGAAGTAGTGGTCTACAGCATGCCGCAGGAGGGCTCCATCATCGTCAAGCCTGCAAATTCTGCCTTTGAGGACAAGATCAACCGCGTGGCCATCAAAACGAAGAGTGAAGACATAACAGATGCAATGCAACGCGATGGAAGGTGGAGGACAGGTATGATAGCTGGCACCATGTACCAGCAATAG